A single region of the Arthrobacter sp. V1I7 genome encodes:
- a CDS encoding YegP family protein yields MDLEGSRLAGIFEIAEAGEKAYFFKLTAPDGTVVAVSPLFDTIKAAAAGITAVRENAATGLVVDKSRPGKNASSGREATRLGTTRTSPRLAPH; encoded by the coding sequence ATGGATTTGGAAGGCAGCAGATTGGCTGGCATTTTTGAGATCGCAGAGGCTGGAGAGAAAGCGTATTTCTTCAAGCTGACCGCACCGGATGGAACGGTTGTCGCCGTTTCGCCATTGTTCGACACCATCAAGGCCGCTGCCGCGGGCATCACCGCTGTGCGCGAGAATGCCGCCACCGGCTTGGTCGTCGACAAGTCCCGGCCCGGGAAGAACGCGTCGAGCGGCCGGGAGGCAACCCGGCTGGGCACTACGCGGACGAGCCCGCGGCTCGCCCCACACTAG
- the acs gene encoding acetate--CoA ligase has translation MSQQTPGATTTQAPGPTSSVSTPQHGDAFENLSHENRRFAPSAEFARNAVVTDADYAEADADRPAFWAKQARELLTWSKDFDQALDWSNPPFAKWFVGGEVNAAYNALDRHVKNGHGDRVAIYFEGEPGDTRSYTYAQLTEEVKKAANAFESLGVVKGDRVAVYLPMIPEAVITLLACARIGAIHSVVFGGFSADALRSRIDDAEARLVVTADGTYRRGKPSALKPAVDEALAHNGHTVQNVVVVKRNGQDVDWHDGRDHWWADTVGLASPEHTAVGHDSEHPLFILYTSGTTGKPKGILHTTGGYLTQTAYTHKAVFDLHPETDVYWCTADVGWITGHSYVAYAPFINGATQVIYEGTPDSPHQGRWWEIVEKYKVSILYTAPTAIRTFMKWGKEIPARSDLSSIRVLGSVGEPINPEAWMWYREVIGGNAGKNGKRKDTPAPIVDTWWQTETGAQMIAPLPGVTATKPGSAQVPLPGIAVDVVDELGESVPNGHGGFLVIREPWPAMLRGIWGDPERFKDTYWSRFEGMYFAGDGAKKDEDGDVWLLGRVDDVMNISGHRLSTAEIESALVSHPAVAEAAVVGAADETTGQAVVAFVILRGDAVDSGDEIVQELRNHVGKEIGPIAKPKTILVVPELPKTRSGKIMRRLLKDVAEGREVGDATTLADNTVMAQIAQSLRK, from the coding sequence ATGTCCCAGCAGACCCCCGGCGCCACGACGACCCAGGCACCCGGCCCTACGTCTTCCGTCAGCACACCGCAGCACGGCGACGCGTTCGAAAACCTGTCACACGAGAACCGCAGATTCGCTCCCTCGGCCGAGTTCGCCCGCAACGCCGTGGTCACCGACGCCGACTACGCGGAGGCCGACGCCGACCGCCCCGCCTTCTGGGCGAAGCAGGCCCGTGAGCTGCTCACCTGGTCCAAGGACTTCGACCAGGCGCTGGACTGGTCCAACCCGCCGTTCGCGAAGTGGTTCGTTGGCGGCGAGGTCAACGCCGCGTACAACGCCCTGGACCGCCACGTAAAGAACGGCCACGGAGACAGGGTCGCGATCTACTTCGAGGGCGAACCGGGCGACACCCGGTCCTACACCTACGCGCAGCTGACCGAGGAAGTAAAGAAGGCCGCGAACGCGTTCGAATCCCTCGGTGTGGTCAAGGGTGACCGCGTCGCGGTTTACCTGCCCATGATCCCCGAGGCCGTGATCACGCTGCTGGCGTGCGCCAGGATCGGCGCCATCCACTCGGTGGTGTTCGGTGGTTTCTCCGCCGACGCACTGCGCTCCCGGATCGACGACGCCGAGGCCAGGCTCGTGGTCACCGCGGACGGCACCTACCGCCGCGGCAAGCCCAGCGCCCTGAAGCCTGCCGTCGATGAAGCCCTGGCCCATAACGGCCATACCGTCCAGAACGTCGTCGTCGTCAAGCGCAACGGCCAGGACGTGGACTGGCACGACGGCCGCGACCACTGGTGGGCGGACACCGTCGGGCTGGCCTCCCCGGAGCACACTGCCGTGGGGCACGACTCGGAGCACCCGCTCTTCATCCTCTACACCTCCGGCACTACCGGCAAGCCCAAGGGCATCCTGCACACCACCGGCGGCTACCTCACCCAGACCGCGTACACGCACAAGGCCGTGTTCGACCTGCACCCGGAGACGGACGTCTACTGGTGCACCGCCGACGTCGGCTGGATCACGGGGCACTCCTACGTCGCCTACGCGCCGTTCATCAACGGCGCCACCCAGGTCATTTACGAGGGCACCCCCGACTCCCCACACCAGGGCCGGTGGTGGGAAATCGTGGAGAAGTACAAGGTCTCCATCCTGTACACCGCCCCGACCGCCATCCGCACCTTCATGAAGTGGGGCAAGGAGATCCCGGCCCGGTCCGACCTCTCCTCGATCCGCGTCCTGGGCTCCGTCGGCGAACCCATCAACCCCGAGGCGTGGATGTGGTACCGCGAGGTCATCGGCGGCAATGCCGGCAAGAACGGCAAACGCAAAGACACCCCGGCCCCGATCGTCGACACCTGGTGGCAGACCGAAACCGGGGCGCAGATGATCGCCCCACTGCCCGGCGTGACGGCCACCAAGCCCGGCTCCGCCCAGGTCCCGCTCCCCGGAATCGCCGTGGACGTCGTGGACGAGCTCGGCGAATCGGTGCCCAACGGGCACGGCGGGTTCCTGGTGATCCGCGAACCGTGGCCGGCCATGCTGCGCGGCATCTGGGGCGACCCGGAGCGGTTCAAAGACACCTACTGGTCCCGCTTCGAGGGCATGTACTTCGCCGGTGACGGCGCCAAGAAGGACGAGGACGGCGACGTCTGGTTGCTCGGGCGGGTGGATGACGTGATGAATATTTCCGGACACCGCCTCTCCACCGCCGAGATCGAGTCCGCGCTGGTCAGCCACCCTGCCGTGGCGGAGGCCGCCGTCGTCGGAGCGGCCGATGAGACCACCGGCCAGGCCGTTGTCGCCTTCGTGATCCTGCGCGGGGACGCGGTGGACTCCGGCGACGAGATCGTCCAGGAGCTCCGCAACCACGTGGGCAAGGAGATTGGCCCGATCGCCAAGCCCAAGACGATCCTTGTGGTGCCCGAACTGCCGAAGACCCGCTCCGGCAAGATCATGCGCCGCCTGCTCAAGGACGTCGCGGAAGGCCGCGAGGTCGGCGACGCGACCACCCTGGCCGACAACACGGTGATGGCCCAGATTGCACAGTCGCTGAGGAAGTAG
- the aroQ gene encoding type II 3-dehydroquinate dehydratase produces the protein MSEATPAGAGRGTILVLNGPNLNLLGTREPEKYGTATLADVEQLAKDAGAAHGLNVECFQSNHEGALVDAIHTARGKAIGIVINAGAYTHTSIAIRDAISAVQLPAVEVHITNVHAREEFRHRSYLADISKAVIAGAGIMGYRFAVEYLAGLETSRD, from the coding sequence ATGAGCGAAGCTACCCCCGCCGGTGCCGGCCGCGGCACCATCCTGGTCCTCAACGGACCCAACCTGAACCTGCTCGGCACCCGCGAACCGGAGAAGTACGGTACGGCCACGTTGGCCGACGTCGAACAACTCGCCAAGGACGCCGGCGCTGCCCATGGGCTGAACGTCGAGTGTTTCCAGTCCAACCACGAAGGCGCCCTGGTCGACGCCATCCATACAGCCCGCGGCAAGGCGATCGGTATTGTCATCAACGCCGGCGCGTACACGCACACCTCGATCGCGATCCGGGACGCGATTTCCGCGGTGCAGCTGCCCGCCGTCGAGGTCCACATCACCAATGTCCACGCCCGGGAGGAGTTCCGGCATCGCTCCTACCTCGCGGACATCAGCAAGGCCGTGATCGCCGGCGCCGGCATCATGGGCTACCGCTTCGCAGTGGAGTACCTCGCGGGGCTGGAGACCAGCCGGGACTAA
- the nth gene encoding endonuclease III: MAGPAPAGPKAAGESLLGLKRRARRINRALAEQYPYAHAELDFRNPFELVVATVLSAQTTDVLVNQITRLLFARYPDARSLAEADPDELEGIIKPTGFFRAKARSLLALSNRLVDEYDGEVPGRLEDLVTLPGVGRKTANVVLGNAFGIPGITVDTHFGRLARRFGWTDSEDPVKIEFDVAELFEPKDWTMLSHRVVFHGRRVCHSRKPACGACAVANWCPSYGMGETDPEKAKKLLKYELAPGQEELLAKLLAETHRAAEIRMESQRKPR, from the coding sequence ATGGCCGGCCCCGCACCTGCGGGGCCCAAGGCCGCGGGCGAGTCCCTGCTCGGACTCAAGCGACGCGCCCGCCGGATCAACCGGGCGCTGGCGGAGCAGTACCCGTACGCGCACGCTGAACTGGATTTCCGTAATCCCTTTGAACTCGTCGTGGCCACGGTGCTCTCGGCGCAGACCACGGATGTGCTCGTCAACCAGATCACCCGGCTGCTGTTCGCCCGGTACCCGGACGCACGGAGCCTTGCGGAGGCGGATCCGGACGAGCTTGAAGGCATCATCAAGCCCACTGGGTTCTTCCGCGCGAAGGCGCGGAGCCTGCTGGCCCTGAGCAACCGGCTGGTGGATGAGTACGACGGCGAGGTGCCCGGACGCCTGGAGGATCTCGTGACGCTGCCCGGCGTCGGGCGGAAAACCGCCAACGTCGTGTTGGGAAACGCCTTCGGTATCCCCGGCATCACCGTGGACACCCACTTCGGCCGGCTGGCGAGGCGGTTCGGCTGGACAGACTCGGAGGATCCGGTGAAGATCGAATTCGACGTCGCCGAACTATTCGAGCCGAAGGACTGGACCATGCTCTCGCACCGGGTCGTGTTCCACGGCCGCCGGGTCTGCCATTCGCGAAAGCCGGCCTGCGGGGCCTGCGCGGTGGCCAACTGGTGCCCGAGCTACGGGATGGGGGAGACCGATCCGGAGAAGGCGAAGAAGCTGCTGAAGTACGAACTGGCCCCGGGACAGGAGGAGCTGCTCGCGAAGCTGCTTGCCGAGACCCACCGGGCCGCGGAAATCCGGATGGAATCGCAGAGGAAGCCGCGGTGA
- a CDS encoding CoA pyrophosphatase, with translation MTAREDLLDLAAGVAAGTAPAPDPRWRELAIEPGERVRRAAVLMLFGALDHVPAASGKKLAPADLDVLLLQRAQTLDDHPGQIAFPGGGIDDGESAVDAALREAREETGLDPSGVEVLGVMPELALPRGNFLVTPVLAWWAAQSPVRVVDYGESSQVFRVPVRDLLDPDNRVMATVSRAGQTFQSPAFTVNEVVVWGFTGMILNQLFEQLGWAVPWDGTRLYGIDV, from the coding sequence GTGACGGCCCGCGAGGATCTCCTCGATCTGGCGGCCGGGGTCGCGGCGGGCACGGCCCCGGCGCCGGATCCGCGCTGGCGGGAACTCGCCATTGAACCAGGAGAGCGCGTCCGCCGCGCCGCCGTCCTGATGCTGTTTGGGGCCCTTGACCATGTCCCCGCGGCCTCGGGCAAGAAACTTGCTCCGGCTGACCTGGACGTCCTGCTGCTGCAGCGCGCCCAGACCCTGGATGACCATCCGGGACAGATAGCGTTCCCCGGAGGCGGTATCGACGACGGCGAGTCGGCGGTTGACGCCGCCCTGCGCGAAGCCCGGGAGGAAACCGGGCTTGACCCGTCCGGCGTCGAGGTGCTCGGGGTCATGCCCGAACTGGCGCTGCCCCGCGGCAACTTCCTGGTGACGCCCGTCCTGGCCTGGTGGGCCGCCCAGTCACCCGTGCGGGTGGTGGACTACGGCGAGTCTTCCCAGGTCTTCCGCGTCCCTGTCCGCGACCTGTTGGATCCTGACAACCGGGTGATGGCAACCGTCAGCCGGGCCGGCCAGACCTTCCAAAGCCCCGCGTTCACCGTCAACGAAGTGGTGGTGTGGGGCTTCACCGGGATGATCCTCAACCAGCTGTTCGAGCAGCTGGGTTGGGCGGTTCCCTGGGACGGAACGCGGCTTTACGGGATCGACGTCTGA
- a CDS encoding bifunctional 3'-5' exonuclease/DNA polymerase: MYLLLAAHADGAALQELTAGGAPHPASPEPRVISAAELAGVVLQLEKRRPRWIWHRTQDWYPSLLAAGVELERCYDLSLCGAILAHSEFTAHTSYARNAEKLTQDDDLQQPPRALQPPPPPADQGALFDDPALRRASRHNPEDLREEYAAQQEALNQAGAAGQPANRKQRLQLLLAAESAGAMIAAEMQHVGVPWRTELHEEILADHLGPRPPQGRRPAKLEALTTELRQLLSSPSLNPDSPQELMRALHRNGVEVKSTRQWELKESSHRAIEPLLAYKKLSRLHAANGWAWLDAWVRDGRFQPEYVVGGVVSGRWASRGGGALQIPRQIRGAVHADPGHKLIVADASQLEPRVLVALAQDSKMAEAARDKDLYAGIAAQGFGGDRAKAKMALLGAIYGATTGESGRLMPQLARTYPRAVGFVEHAARQGEAGKTVTSRLGRSSPPPSEGWLRSQQSATAEEQRRADTLARSRGRFTRNFVVQGSAADWAACWLAELRRRLRAMRADSLPAGELVFFLHDEVMIHCPEEAVGDCILAIEEAADAAKELLFGRIPVDFPVSMAVVDSYDKAK, from the coding sequence ATGTATCTGCTGCTCGCCGCCCACGCTGACGGCGCAGCCCTCCAGGAACTCACCGCCGGGGGCGCCCCTCACCCGGCCAGCCCCGAACCGAGGGTCATCAGCGCCGCGGAACTGGCCGGCGTCGTGCTTCAGCTCGAGAAGCGGCGGCCGCGCTGGATCTGGCACCGCACGCAGGACTGGTACCCGTCACTGCTGGCCGCCGGGGTGGAGCTGGAGCGCTGCTATGACCTCTCACTGTGCGGCGCGATCCTGGCACACTCGGAATTCACCGCCCACACCTCCTACGCCCGGAACGCCGAGAAACTCACCCAGGACGATGATCTGCAGCAGCCGCCGCGGGCCCTCCAGCCGCCGCCTCCGCCCGCGGACCAGGGGGCCTTGTTTGACGATCCGGCACTTCGGCGGGCGTCGCGCCACAACCCGGAGGACCTGCGCGAAGAGTACGCCGCGCAGCAGGAGGCTCTCAACCAGGCGGGGGCCGCCGGCCAGCCGGCCAACCGTAAGCAGCGGCTCCAGTTGCTCCTGGCGGCTGAATCCGCAGGGGCCATGATTGCCGCGGAAATGCAGCACGTCGGGGTCCCCTGGCGGACGGAGCTGCACGAGGAGATTCTCGCCGACCACTTGGGTCCGCGCCCTCCGCAGGGCCGCCGTCCGGCCAAACTTGAGGCGCTCACCACAGAGCTCCGGCAGCTGCTGAGCTCCCCTTCGCTCAACCCGGATTCACCCCAGGAGCTCATGCGCGCCCTGCACCGGAACGGGGTCGAGGTGAAGTCCACCCGTCAGTGGGAGCTGAAGGAATCGTCGCACCGGGCGATCGAGCCGCTCCTGGCGTACAAGAAACTGTCAAGGCTCCATGCGGCCAACGGCTGGGCCTGGCTCGACGCCTGGGTCAGGGATGGCCGGTTCCAGCCGGAGTATGTCGTCGGCGGCGTGGTCTCGGGCCGCTGGGCCTCCCGCGGCGGCGGGGCGCTGCAGATTCCGCGCCAGATCCGTGGCGCCGTGCACGCCGATCCGGGCCACAAGCTGATCGTTGCGGATGCTTCCCAGCTCGAACCGCGGGTGCTGGTGGCGCTTGCCCAGGACTCGAAGATGGCCGAGGCGGCCCGGGACAAGGACCTCTACGCCGGCATCGCGGCGCAGGGTTTCGGCGGTGACCGGGCGAAGGCAAAGATGGCGCTCCTGGGGGCCATCTACGGGGCCACCACGGGCGAGTCCGGGCGGCTCATGCCCCAACTGGCCCGCACTTATCCCCGGGCTGTCGGGTTTGTGGAGCACGCGGCGCGCCAGGGTGAAGCCGGGAAGACCGTCACCTCCCGGCTCGGCCGCAGCAGCCCGCCGCCGTCGGAGGGGTGGCTGCGGAGCCAACAGTCCGCCACCGCCGAAGAACAGCGCCGTGCCGATACCCTGGCCAGGTCCCGGGGCCGGTTCACCCGCAACTTCGTGGTGCAGGGCTCAGCCGCGGACTGGGCGGCATGCTGGCTGGCCGAATTACGACGGCGGCTGCGGGCTATGCGCGCGGACAGCTTGCCCGCCGGGGAACTGGTGTTCTTTCTGCATGACGAAGTCATGATCCATTGTCCGGAGGAGGCGGTCGGGGACTGCATTCTCGCCATCGAGGAGGCTGCGGACGCCGCCAAGGAGCTGCTTTTCGGCCGGATCCCGGTGGACTTCCCGGTCAGCATGGCGGTCGTGGACTCCTACGACAAGGCGAAATAA
- the ssd gene encoding septum site-determining protein Ssd — protein sequence MSRHELFPPDTPRRRGAGPGEAAWLPDASAETLLVTANELLHGEVERIVAAAGGTLRTVPDVLEAAPFWAAAAAVLVGNDITALPPRRRAPAVLLGLADDGDSLWQLAAAIGAERVAVLPEASAWLAAHLSRSRSPAAGGLVLGISGGCGGAGATTAAIWLAQAAARHGADVLLVDGDPRGGGLELALGAEETPGLRWPDLAGASGSIDPGQLAESLPTAGGFSFLSWPGSRDGATVVETATVSIVLEAARRGFDLVVLDIGRGSESLRALAWDCDRLVLIVPAQLRAAVATARLLHDLPPVETSLVVRGKPGAVLDGGLIADSVGLPLSGIMPEVRGTAAATELGRLLISGQQRIVRRFAAAVLELSVGEVR from the coding sequence ATGAGCCGGCATGAGCTATTTCCCCCCGACACCCCACGCCGGCGCGGCGCCGGGCCCGGTGAGGCGGCCTGGCTGCCGGACGCGTCGGCGGAGACGCTGCTGGTAACCGCGAACGAGCTGCTCCACGGAGAAGTGGAGCGCATCGTGGCGGCGGCCGGCGGTACCTTGCGGACGGTGCCGGACGTGCTGGAGGCAGCGCCGTTCTGGGCCGCTGCGGCGGCGGTGCTGGTGGGAAACGACATCACCGCGCTTCCGCCGCGGCGCCGGGCGCCGGCCGTTCTGCTCGGACTGGCCGACGACGGGGACAGCCTCTGGCAGCTGGCGGCCGCGATAGGGGCGGAACGCGTCGCCGTGCTGCCCGAAGCCTCGGCCTGGCTTGCCGCGCACCTCAGCCGTTCCCGTTCGCCCGCGGCAGGCGGGCTCGTCCTCGGCATCAGCGGCGGCTGCGGCGGGGCGGGAGCCACCACCGCTGCCATCTGGCTGGCCCAGGCCGCTGCACGGCACGGCGCCGACGTCCTCCTGGTGGACGGTGACCCCCGCGGCGGCGGCCTTGAACTCGCTTTGGGCGCCGAGGAGACGCCCGGTCTCCGCTGGCCGGATCTCGCCGGGGCAAGTGGGAGCATCGATCCGGGCCAGCTGGCCGAGTCCCTGCCGACGGCGGGAGGTTTCTCCTTCCTGTCCTGGCCGGGCAGTCGCGACGGCGCCACGGTCGTGGAGACAGCCACTGTGTCCATCGTCCTGGAAGCTGCCCGGCGCGGCTTTGACCTGGTGGTGCTGGACATCGGCCGCGGAAGTGAGTCGCTGCGGGCGCTCGCCTGGGACTGCGACCGGCTCGTTCTCATCGTCCCCGCCCAGCTGCGCGCGGCCGTCGCGACTGCGCGACTGCTGCACGATCTCCCTCCCGTGGAAACCTCCCTTGTCGTCCGGGGCAAGCCTGGAGCCGTGCTGGACGGAGGGCTGATTGCGGACTCGGTCGGACTTCCCCTGTCCGGGATCATGCCGGAAGTCCGGGGCACTGCCGCGGCGACGGAACTTGGACGGCTCCTGATCTCGGGTCAGCAACGCATCGTCCGCCGCTTCGCCGCAGCGGTACTCGAGCTGAGCGTCGGGGAAGTCCGGTGA